In Dolichospermum flos-aquae CCAP 1403/13F, the following proteins share a genomic window:
- a CDS encoding type II toxin-antitoxin system VapC family toxin, translating into MKQLIDTHTLLWFTMGNPRISDNLRLQIENNDNLLSIASVWEMAIKHSIGKLNLEMSFDDFVEQQIIGNGITLKKINQQHISVIAQLPLHHRDPFDRMLIAQAMVENMPIISADTIFDAYPIQRLW; encoded by the coding sequence ATGAAGCAATTAATTGATACTCATACTCTGCTTTGGTTTACTATGGGTAATCCCAGAATTAGCGATAATTTGAGATTACAAATTGAGAATAATGACAATCTTTTGAGTATTGCCAGTGTTTGGGAAATGGCAATTAAACATAGTATAGGTAAACTTAATTTGGAGATGAGTTTTGATGATTTTGTCGAACAGCAAATAATTGGGAATGGTATTACATTAAAGAAAATCAACCAACAGCATATTTCAGTGATTGCTCAATTACCCTTACATCATCGTGATCCTTTTGACAGAATGTTAATTGCACAGGCTATGGTGGAAAATATGCCTATAATAAGTGCTGATACAATTTTCGATGCCTATCCCATACAGCGTTTGTGGTGA
- a CDS encoding RDD family protein — MQKVAGQQVTGIISAGYTPPEQMNGKAVPQSDFFALGRTFVYLLTSKYPQDFAEDSRTGTLIWRDDTAGISQKLLDLIDYLMSPFPGNRPKDTQEILYRLAEFETSSPKFKVPNSNSQSSNYGPYAKTVVSTSGKVSQVVSSPKYASPWIRFLAYFIDLIICCIFMPLSIAFLGSIIIIVMIPDRNCGTNGICSDLWYSISLVLSVIFTWLHFALAESSVKQSTYGQGICKIVVTDMNGKRISLWRATWRFIVKILLTFLTFGLVDIIYILFDEKNRSLHDILAGTLVIKKPSA, encoded by the coding sequence ATGCAAAAAGTCGCAGGACAGCAAGTTACAGGGATTATTTCCGCAGGTTATACGCCACCTGAACAAATGAATGGTAAGGCTGTTCCGCAATCAGATTTTTTTGCTTTAGGGCGAACTTTTGTTTATTTATTAACTAGTAAATATCCTCAAGATTTTGCGGAAGATTCTCGCACAGGGACGTTAATTTGGCGAGATGATACTGCTGGTATTTCCCAAAAATTATTAGATTTGATTGATTATTTAATGTCTCCATTTCCTGGAAATAGACCGAAAGATACTCAAGAGATTTTATATAGATTAGCTGAATTTGAGACCTCTTCACCTAAATTTAAAGTTCCTAATTCCAATAGTCAATCTTCTAATTATGGTCCTTATGCTAAAACGGTAGTATCCACATCTGGAAAAGTTAGTCAAGTAGTAAGTTCTCCTAAATACGCATCACCTTGGATACGTTTTTTAGCGTACTTTATTGATTTAATAATATGTTGTATTTTTATGCCATTGTCTATAGCTTTCTTAGGAAGTATCATAATCATAGTAATGATACCAGATCGAAATTGTGGAACAAATGGTATCTGTAGTGATTTATGGTATAGTATATCCTTAGTTTTATCTGTAATCTTTACTTGGCTTCATTTTGCATTAGCTGAAAGTTCGGTTAAACAATCAACTTATGGACAAGGTATCTGCAAAATAGTTGTGACTGATATGAATGGCAAGAGAATTTCTTTGTGGCGTGCTACTTGGAGATTTATAGTTAAAATATTGTTGACTTTCTTGACTTTTGGTTTAGTTGATATAATATATATCCTATTTGATGAAAAAAATCGTTCTTTACACGATATCTTAGCTGGTACTTTGGTTATTAAAAAACCATCTGCATAA
- a CDS encoding DUF1517 domain-containing protein: protein MSKKLQGFLKPLFKTAFILSLVLTLAFSHANDALAARSGGRIGGGSFRMPSSRTYTPRTSMPGNGGYYAPYGGGFGFPFLLPLWGFGGGFGGLFGILIFFAMANFLVQTFRRVTSGETEEVSYSSNPSVSVTRLQVGLLAQARDLQPELNRIAETADTNSPAGRSEVLQEASLALLRHPEYWVYAGGGTQQAKLNSAESQFNRLSLAERSKFSEETLSNVNNQLKAVLSQEALPGEDNPTRLISEGPGEYIIVTLLAATLGKCEIPAINNADDLRQALRQIGSLGGEQLLAIEVLWTPQASGDTLTSDDLFAEYPDLKLV, encoded by the coding sequence ATGAGTAAAAAACTACAAGGATTCCTCAAACCCCTATTTAAAACCGCCTTTATCCTTAGCTTAGTGCTAACTTTGGCGTTCAGTCATGCTAATGATGCCTTAGCAGCCCGCAGTGGTGGCAGAATCGGTGGTGGTTCTTTTAGAATGCCTTCTAGCCGTACCTACACACCCCGGACAAGTATGCCCGGTAATGGCGGCTACTATGCTCCCTATGGCGGTGGTTTCGGATTTCCGTTTCTTTTGCCCTTATGGGGTTTTGGTGGCGGTTTTGGCGGGTTGTTTGGGATTTTGATCTTTTTTGCCATGGCGAATTTTTTAGTCCAAACATTTCGCCGTGTTACCAGTGGAGAAACGGAAGAAGTCAGCTATAGCAGCAACCCTTCGGTGTCTGTCACCCGGTTACAAGTTGGTTTACTAGCCCAAGCAAGAGATTTACAACCCGAACTCAATCGAATTGCGGAAACTGCTGATACCAATAGCCCAGCGGGAAGAAGCGAAGTTTTACAAGAAGCTAGTTTGGCTTTATTGCGTCACCCTGAATATTGGGTATATGCAGGTGGTGGAACTCAACAAGCAAAGTTAAATTCCGCAGAATCCCAATTTAATCGGTTATCTTTAGCCGAACGCAGTAAATTTAGCGAAGAAACTCTCTCTAATGTGAATAATCAGTTAAAGGCTGTTCTCAGTCAGGAAGCTTTACCTGGTGAAGATAACCCGACTCGTTTGATTAGTGAAGGGCCGGGAGAATATATTATTGTCACTTTATTAGCAGCAACTTTGGGTAAATGTGAAATTCCCGCTATTAATAATGCTGATGATTTGCGTCAAGCTTTACGTCAAATTGGTAGTCTTGGTGGTGAACAACTGTTAGCAATTGAAGTTTTGTGGACTCCCCAAGCGTCAGGGGATACTCTCACATCAGATGACTTATTTGCTGAATATCCTGATTTGAAGTTGGTTTAA
- a CDS encoding ISAs1-like element ISAsp2 family transposase: MKLPPKITIVDHFKDLEDKRVERTKRHKLIDIVTIAICAVICGVDSWVLMEAYGKKKEKWLKQFLELPNGIPSHDTFARVFARIDPQQFQNCFLSWIKSINKITEGEVIAIDGKTLRHSYDKGKDKGAIHMVSAWATSNKLVLGQCKVEEKSNEITAIPELIKVLDIAGCLVTIDAMGCQKEIVKSIAEKSGEYIIALKKNQGNLYKNVEEIFKEAISKGFEGFKYSEFHTKEDKHGREEIRHYLMLSDIEERIDTDKKWVNLQSVGMVEYIRKVNGKTKVETGYYISSLTNNAKLLGESVRTHWGIENSLHWVLDVAFREDDCRIRKDNAPQNFAVIRHIAVNLLGKEKSQKLGTKSKQFCAGWDDEYLEKILECI; the protein is encoded by the coding sequence ATGAAGCTACCACCAAAAATCACAATAGTAGATCACTTTAAAGATTTAGAAGATAAAAGAGTTGAGAGAACAAAAAGGCATAAATTAATAGATATAGTAACCATTGCGATTTGTGCAGTGATCTGTGGAGTAGATAGTTGGGTATTGATGGAGGCTTATGGAAAAAAGAAAGAAAAATGGCTAAAACAATTTTTAGAACTTCCAAACGGGATTCCATCTCATGATACATTCGCCAGAGTATTTGCGAGAATAGATCCGCAACAATTTCAGAATTGTTTTTTGAGTTGGATAAAATCTATCAATAAAATTACAGAAGGAGAAGTCATAGCAATAGATGGGAAAACATTAAGGCATTCATATGATAAAGGAAAGGATAAAGGTGCGATTCACATGGTAAGTGCATGGGCAACTAGTAATAAATTAGTATTAGGACAATGTAAAGTAGAAGAAAAGTCAAATGAAATAACAGCCATACCGGAATTAATTAAAGTATTAGATATAGCCGGATGTTTAGTAACGATTGATGCGATGGGGTGTCAAAAAGAGATAGTAAAATCAATTGCAGAAAAATCAGGCGAATATATTATCGCACTCAAAAAGAATCAAGGTAATTTATATAAGAATGTAGAAGAAATCTTCAAAGAAGCTATATCTAAAGGGTTTGAGGGATTCAAATATAGTGAATTTCATACAAAAGAAGACAAACATGGAAGAGAAGAGATTCGTCATTATCTCATGTTATCAGACATAGAAGAAAGAATAGATACTGATAAGAAATGGGTAAATCTTCAAAGTGTAGGAATGGTAGAATATATACGAAAAGTTAATGGAAAAACGAAGGTTGAGACAGGCTATTATATAAGTAGTTTGACAAATAATGCGAAATTACTAGGAGAATCAGTCCGCACTCATTGGGGTATAGAGAATTCATTACACTGGGTTTTAGATGTAGCTTTTAGAGAAGATGATTGTCGGATAAGAAAGGATAATGCACCACAAAACTTTGCAGTTATTCGTCATATAGCAGTTAATCTTTTAGGAAAAGAAAAAAGCCAAAAACTAGGAACTAAAAGTAAGCAGTTTTGTGCAGGATGGGATGATGAATATTTAGAGAAGATTTTAGAATGTATCTGA
- a CDS encoding form I ribulose bisphosphate carboxylase large subunit, with amino-acid sequence MSYAQTKTQAKSGYQAGVKDYRLTYYTPDYTPKDTDLLAAFRMTPQPGVPPEEAGAAVAAESSTGTWTTVWTDLLTDLDRYKGRCYDIEPVPGEDNQYICYVAYPLDLFEEGSITNVLTSIVGNVFGFKALRALRLEDIRFPVAYIKTFQGPPHGIQVERDKLNKYGRPLLGCTIKPKLGLSAKNYGRAVYECLRGGLDFTKDDENINSAPFQRWRDRFLFVSEAINKAQAETGEIKGHYLNVTAPTCEQMIQRAEYAKELKQPIIMHDYLTAGFTANTTLSRWCRDNGILLHIHRAMHAVIDRQKNHGIHFRVLAKALRLSGGDHIHTGTVVGKLEGERGITMGFVDLLRENYIEQDKSRGIYFTQDWASLPGVMAVASGGIHVWHMPALVEIFGDDSVLQFGGGTLGHPWGNAPGATANRVALEAVVQARNEGRNLAREGNDIIREAAKWSPELAVACELWKEIKFEFEAMDTV; translated from the coding sequence ATGTCTTACGCGCAAACTAAGACTCAGGCTAAGTCTGGGTACCAAGCTGGGGTTAAAGATTACAGACTAACTTATTACACACCTGATTACACTCCTAAAGATACAGATTTATTGGCAGCTTTCCGGATGACTCCCCAACCCGGAGTTCCTCCTGAAGAAGCTGGTGCGGCAGTAGCTGCTGAGTCTTCTACTGGTACTTGGACAACAGTATGGACAGACTTGCTCACCGACCTAGATCGCTACAAAGGTCGTTGTTACGACATCGAACCAGTTCCCGGTGAAGATAACCAATATATTTGTTATGTTGCTTATCCTTTGGACTTGTTTGAAGAAGGTTCTATCACCAACGTACTAACCTCCATCGTCGGTAACGTATTTGGTTTTAAAGCTTTACGGGCGTTACGTTTGGAAGACATTCGTTTCCCTGTAGCTTACATCAAGACTTTCCAAGGACCTCCTCACGGTATCCAAGTAGAGCGCGACAAATTGAACAAATATGGTCGTCCTCTGTTGGGTTGTACAATTAAGCCCAAATTAGGTCTTTCCGCTAAGAACTACGGACGCGCAGTTTACGAATGTTTACGTGGTGGTTTGGACTTCACCAAAGACGACGAAAACATTAACTCTGCTCCTTTCCAAAGATGGCGCGATCGCTTCTTGTTTGTATCTGAAGCTATCAACAAAGCACAAGCAGAAACCGGCGAAATCAAGGGTCACTACCTGAACGTTACCGCTCCTACCTGCGAACAAATGATCCAACGGGCTGAGTACGCTAAAGAACTCAAACAGCCCATCATCATGCACGATTACCTGACCGCAGGTTTCACCGCTAACACCACATTATCTCGCTGGTGTCGTGATAACGGTATTCTGTTGCACATTCACCGTGCTATGCACGCTGTAATTGACCGTCAGAAGAACCACGGTATCCACTTCCGCGTATTGGCTAAAGCTCTCCGCTTGTCTGGTGGTGATCACATTCACACTGGTACAGTAGTTGGTAAGTTAGAAGGTGAACGGGGAATCACCATGGGCTTCGTTGACCTATTGCGTGAAAACTACATCGAGCAAGACAAGTCTCGTGGTATTTACTTTACCCAAGACTGGGCTTCTTTACCCGGTGTAATGGCAGTTGCCTCCGGTGGTATCCACGTATGGCATATGCCCGCGTTGGTAGAAATCTTTGGTGATGACTCCGTACTCCAATTCGGTGGTGGTACTCTCGGACATCCTTGGGGTAACGCTCCTGGTGCTACAGCTAACCGCGTAGCTCTAGAAGCAGTTGTTCAAGCTCGTAACGAAGGTCGTAACTTGGCTCGTGAAGGTAACGATATTATCCGCGAAGCTGCTAAGTGGTCTCCTGAGTTGGCTGTTGCTTGCGAACTGTGGAAAGAAATTAAGTTCGAGTTTGAAGCAATGGATACCGTCTGA
- the panB gene encoding 3-methyl-2-oxobutanoate hydroxymethyltransferase, with amino-acid sequence MAVTTQQLTQWKQQGRAIVALTAWDYAIAQLLDLAGVDLILVGDSLAVVLGYETTLPITLDEMIHHAKAVRRGVKNALMVVDLPFLTYQESISQAMHSAGRVLKETGAQAVKLEGGYPAMVETITRLVQSGIPVMGHVGLTPQSIHQLGLRQQGKTQEEGERIFHEAIALEQAGVFAIVLEHIPTKLALQITQKLRIPTIGIGAGSSCDGQVLVTSDILGLSEKQPPFAKVYTNLRETITKAVQDYAVEVREGQFPK; translated from the coding sequence ATGGCAGTTACTACCCAACAATTAACTCAATGGAAACAACAGGGAAGGGCGATTGTTGCGTTAACTGCCTGGGATTATGCGATCGCTCAACTTTTGGATCTAGCTGGTGTAGACTTGATCTTAGTTGGTGATTCTCTTGCCGTCGTCCTTGGTTATGAAACTACCTTACCAATAACTTTAGATGAAATGATCCATCATGCTAAAGCTGTGCGGCGTGGTGTCAAAAATGCTTTAATGGTAGTTGATTTACCATTTTTGACCTATCAAGAAAGTATTTCCCAAGCTATGCACTCCGCCGGTAGAGTGTTGAAAGAAACGGGGGCGCAAGCGGTAAAATTAGAAGGTGGCTATCCCGCAATGGTGGAAACCATTACCCGGTTAGTGCAGTCGGGGATTCCGGTTATGGGTCATGTGGGATTAACACCCCAGTCAATTCATCAATTAGGGTTGCGACAACAGGGAAAAACCCAGGAAGAAGGTGAGAGAATTTTTCATGAAGCGATCGCTCTCGAACAAGCCGGGGTTTTTGCTATAGTATTAGAACATATTCCTACAAAACTAGCACTGCAAATTACACAAAAACTCCGTATTCCTACCATCGGCATCGGTGCAGGTTCTAGCTGTGATGGTCAAGTGTTAGTCACTTCTGACATTCTCGGACTTTCGGAAAAACAACCACCATTCGCCAAGGTTTATACAAACTTACGAGAAACAATTACCAAAGCTGTCCAAGATTACGCTGTGGAAGTGCGAGAAGGACAGTTTCCTAAATAG
- the rcbX gene encoding RuBisCO chaperone RbcX, with amino-acid sequence MDLKQIAKDTAKTLQSYLTYQALRTVLAQLGETNPPLAHWLQNFSAGKIQDGEAYIEELFLEKSDLALRIMTVREHIAAEVTEFLPEMVITGIQQANMEQRRQHLERITQLSLSSPSLEIPKTDNI; translated from the coding sequence ATGGATTTAAAGCAAATTGCGAAAGACACAGCCAAAACTCTCCAAAGCTACCTGACTTATCAGGCGCTAAGGACTGTATTGGCACAGCTAGGCGAAACAAATCCTCCTCTAGCACATTGGTTGCAAAACTTTTCCGCTGGGAAAATTCAAGACGGAGAAGCTTATATAGAGGAATTGTTTCTAGAAAAGTCAGATTTGGCATTGCGGATTATGACTGTCAGGGAACACATAGCGGCGGAAGTGACGGAGTTTTTACCAGAAATGGTGATAACTGGCATTCAGCAAGCCAATATGGAACAGCGTCGCCAGCATCTCGAACGCATTACGCAACTAAGTTTATCAAGTCCCAGCCTCGAAATACCAAAGACAGACAATATCTGA
- a CDS encoding type II toxin-antitoxin system Phd/YefM family antitoxin, whose amino-acid sequence MQQITVNEASQHLSDLIEAALGGDEIIIMKDNQPVVKLIPVLPVKIRPKFGSAKGMIKMSDDFDEPLKELKEYME is encoded by the coding sequence ATGCAACAAATTACTGTTAATGAAGCATCTCAACATTTATCTGATTTAATTGAAGCAGCACTTGGTGGTGATGAAATTATCATCATGAAAGATAATCAACCTGTGGTGAAATTAATTCCTGTATTACCCGTGAAAATTCGTCCTAAATTTGGTAGTGCTAAGGGAATGATTAAAATGTCTGATGATTTTGATGAACCTTTGAAAGAGTTGAAGGAGTATATGGAATGA
- a CDS encoding type II toxin-antitoxin system RelE/ParE family toxin: MEVVWSSGFKRSFRKITKKTPQLKNQIVNVLRLLSDDPFTPSLKSHKLGGNLAGLWSCSVAYNCRIIFNFSEDEELLEMVILLIDIGSHDEVY; this comes from the coding sequence ATGGAAGTTGTCTGGAGTAGTGGATTCAAGCGGTCTTTTAGGAAGATTACCAAGAAAACCCCGCAATTAAAAAATCAAATTGTTAATGTATTAAGGCTTTTGTCCGATGATCCCTTTACACCGTCTTTGAAGTCTCATAAGTTAGGAGGAAATTTAGCGGGTTTATGGTCTTGTTCTGTTGCTTATAATTGTAGAATTATCTTTAACTTCTCTGAAGATGAAGAGTTATTAGAAATGGTTATTTTATTGATAGATATTGGCAGTCATGATGAAGTTTATTAA
- a CDS encoding ribulose bisphosphate carboxylase small subunit yields the protein MQTLPKERRYETLSYLPPLSDAQIAKQVQYIITQGFIPAIEFNETSEPTELYWTMWKLPLFGAKTAQEVLSEVQSCRSQYGNCYVRVVGFDNIKQCQVMSFLVHKPSRY from the coding sequence ATGCAAACTTTACCTAAAGAGCGTCGTTACGAAACCCTTTCTTACCTTCCCCCTTTGTCTGACGCGCAAATCGCCAAGCAAGTTCAGTACATCATCACACAAGGTTTCATTCCTGCAATTGAATTCAACGAAACTTCTGAACCTACAGAACTTTATTGGACAATGTGGAAGTTGCCTTTGTTCGGCGCTAAAACTGCTCAAGAAGTATTGAGTGAAGTTCAAAGTTGCCGTTCTCAGTATGGTAACTGCTACGTCCGTGTTGTTGGTTTTGACAACATTAAGCAGTGTCAAGTTATGAGCTTCCTTGTTCACAAACCCAGCAGATACTAA
- a CDS encoding DUF6887 family protein has translation MKPNFAQMSRSELKAYVRRNRDDLEALDILVSRRTPDSEATWYAPMVTAEGVPIEENVRLGEQAIQERIALEREQESIRIVIEAAEALLKSREEKNKINQESRNE, from the coding sequence ATGAAACCTAATTTTGCTCAAATGTCGAGGTCTGAATTAAAAGCTTATGTCCGCAGAAACCGTGATGATTTGGAGGCTTTAGATATTCTGGTTAGTCGTCGTACTCCTGATTCAGAAGCTACATGGTACGCGCCAATGGTGACAGCAGAAGGTGTACCAATAGAAGAAAATGTCCGGTTAGGGGAACAAGCTATTCAGGAACGAATTGCCTTAGAGCGCGAACAAGAGTCCATTAGGATTGTAATTGAAGCAGCGGAGGCACTTCTTAAGTCGAGGGAAGAAAAAAACAAAATCAATCAAGAATCTCGGAATGAATAG
- a CDS encoding protein kinase domain-containing protein: protein MSYCINPNCPQPQNTRQPLFCQSCGSELLLEGCYRVLRPLGGGGFGKTYEVDDSGTKKVLKVLFNTVPKAIELFQQEAEVLKHLKHPGIPKVESDGYFIYFPRDAKEPLHCLVMEKIEGMNLEEYITQRNDQAISERAAIRWLKQIVEILDQVHKKNYFHRDIKPPNIMLRPNGQLVLIAGETHLIFFDKM from the coding sequence ATGAGCTACTGTATCAATCCCAACTGTCCACAACCGCAAAACACCAGACAGCCCTTATTTTGTCAATCATGTGGTTCTGAGTTACTTTTAGAAGGGTGTTATCGAGTCCTTCGTCCCTTGGGGGGTGGTGGTTTCGGTAAAACTTATGAAGTGGATGATTCTGGTACAAAGAAAGTCTTGAAGGTTTTGTTTAATACAGTTCCTAAAGCTATTGAATTGTTTCAACAAGAAGCGGAAGTTTTAAAACACCTGAAACACCCTGGTATTCCTAAAGTTGAGTCAGATGGTTACTTTATTTATTTTCCTAGAGATGCTAAAGAACCCCTGCATTGTTTGGTAATGGAAAAAATTGAGGGGATGAATTTAGAAGAATACATAACTCAACGCAATGATCAAGCTATTAGTGAACGTGCGGCTATACGGTGGTTAAAACAGATAGTTGAGATTTTAGATCAAGTCCATAAAAAAAATTATTTTCATCGGGATATTAAGCCACCTAATATTATGCTACGACCTAATGGGCAGTTAGTATTAATTGCAGGGGAAACGCATCTAATTTTTTTTGACAAAATGTAA